The Thermoleophilaceae bacterium genome has a window encoding:
- the secA gene encoding preprotein translocase subunit SecA, whose product MSILERALRVGEQKKYKSFQKDVARINALEPEFELYEDSELGAEMDKLRERARNGESLEGLLHECFALVREASKRSLGMRHFDVQLIGGMVLHAGDIAEMKTGEGKTLTATLPIVLNTLAGDSVHLVTVNDYLARRDANWMKPIYDMLGVSLGILQSNSRGPEKHDAYAAGVTYGTNSEFGFDYLRDNLAGSVEERYQRGHTYAIVDEVDNILIDEARTPLIISGAPEQAADLYYKFAKLAPLLSPGKKPEGLEAKSKEYLADFDYEPDEKHKTVAITERGVEKAEKFLGVDNLYRPENGHLVNHLIQALKAESLYKRDVEYAVIDDEAKIIDEFTGRILEGRRWSEGLHQAVEAKEGLAIQEENQTVATITYQNYFRRYDKLAGMTGTALTEATEFKKIYKIDVVEIPTNMPMVRADQNDQIYKTKDGKWKAVVNEIAARHEQGQPVLVGTISVEVSELLGQQLSKKGVRHAVLNAKPEHAEREGEVIAEAGAPGAVTIATNMAGRGVDIKLGGNAEHLTHLELVKRGLEQGTDDYDAAWDDVLPYKERIVEEAREEVVEAGGLFILGTERHESRRIDNQLRGRSGRQGDPGESRFYLSAEDQLVRLFAGDRIYRILDRLGPVTEEGEEEPIEAKMLSKQIEGAQKKVEDQNFLIRKRVLEYDDVMNQQREIVYEIRNRILEGEDMSGTAKAQIADAVERLTGEYLVGDYAEDWDLDGLFTQLEQMYPVAIDPDEDVDPNAVDREVLVGDLREDVVKAYEEREEELGDELMRALERYILLQIIDERWREHLHDMDYLREGIHLRGFAQIDPLVAYKNEGFDMFTTLVNAIWEEFGRYIFNVEVEVEGANGDGGGAAAPAQPSWGTSSSSSSTGRLRYSGGRAAAGATAIAEAAAAPEDGDVAAEGPKPVETRVLDEHERVGRNDPCWCGSGKKFKKCHGAQA is encoded by the coding sequence ATGTCGATCCTCGAGCGAGCACTGCGTGTAGGCGAGCAGAAGAAGTACAAGTCCTTCCAGAAGGACGTCGCCCGGATCAACGCGCTCGAGCCCGAGTTCGAGCTCTACGAGGACTCCGAGCTCGGCGCCGAGATGGACAAGCTGCGCGAGCGCGCCCGCAACGGCGAGTCGCTCGAAGGGCTGCTTCACGAGTGCTTCGCACTCGTCCGCGAGGCAAGCAAGCGGTCGCTGGGCATGCGTCACTTCGACGTCCAGCTGATCGGCGGCATGGTGCTCCACGCGGGTGATATCGCCGAGATGAAGACCGGCGAGGGCAAGACGCTCACCGCCACGCTGCCGATCGTGCTCAACACCCTCGCGGGGGACAGCGTGCACCTCGTCACGGTCAACGACTACCTGGCCCGCCGCGACGCCAACTGGATGAAGCCGATCTACGACATGCTCGGCGTGTCGCTCGGCATCCTCCAGTCCAACTCCCGCGGGCCGGAGAAGCACGACGCATACGCCGCCGGCGTCACCTACGGCACCAACTCCGAGTTCGGCTTCGACTACCTGCGCGACAACCTGGCGGGCTCGGTCGAGGAGCGTTATCAGCGCGGCCACACCTACGCCATCGTCGACGAGGTCGACAACATCCTGATCGACGAGGCGCGCACGCCGCTGATCATCTCCGGGGCGCCCGAGCAGGCCGCCGACCTCTACTACAAGTTCGCCAAGCTCGCCCCGCTGCTCTCGCCGGGCAAGAAGCCGGAGGGGCTGGAGGCCAAGTCGAAGGAGTATCTCGCGGACTTCGACTACGAGCCCGACGAGAAGCACAAGACCGTCGCCATCACCGAGCGCGGCGTGGAGAAGGCCGAGAAGTTCCTCGGCGTCGACAACCTCTACCGCCCCGAGAACGGCCACCTCGTCAACCACCTGATCCAGGCGCTCAAGGCGGAGTCGCTCTACAAGCGCGACGTGGAGTACGCCGTCATCGACGACGAGGCCAAGATCATCGACGAGTTCACCGGCCGCATCCTCGAGGGCCGGCGCTGGTCGGAGGGCCTCCACCAGGCGGTCGAGGCCAAGGAGGGCCTCGCCATCCAGGAGGAGAACCAGACGGTCGCCACCATCACGTACCAGAACTACTTCCGCCGCTACGACAAGCTCGCGGGCATGACCGGCACCGCGCTCACCGAGGCCACGGAGTTCAAGAAGATCTACAAGATCGACGTCGTCGAGATCCCCACGAACATGCCCATGGTCCGGGCGGATCAGAACGACCAGATCTACAAGACCAAGGACGGCAAGTGGAAGGCCGTCGTCAACGAGATCGCGGCGCGGCACGAGCAGGGCCAGCCGGTGCTCGTGGGCACCATCTCGGTGGAGGTCTCGGAGCTGCTGGGCCAGCAGCTCTCCAAGAAGGGCGTCAGGCACGCGGTGCTCAACGCCAAGCCCGAACATGCCGAGCGCGAGGGCGAGGTCATCGCCGAGGCGGGCGCGCCCGGCGCGGTCACGATCGCCACGAACATGGCCGGCCGCGGCGTGGACATCAAGCTCGGCGGCAATGCCGAGCACCTCACGCACCTCGAGCTGGTCAAGCGCGGCCTGGAGCAGGGCACCGACGACTACGACGCCGCCTGGGACGACGTGCTCCCGTACAAGGAGCGGATCGTCGAGGAGGCCCGCGAGGAGGTCGTGGAGGCCGGCGGGCTGTTCATCCTCGGCACCGAGCGCCACGAGTCGCGGCGGATCGACAACCAGCTCCGCGGCCGCTCCGGCCGCCAGGGCGACCCCGGTGAGTCCCGCTTCTACCTCTCGGCCGAGGACCAGCTGGTGCGCCTCTTCGCGGGTGACCGCATCTACCGCATCCTCGACCGCCTGGGGCCGGTCACCGAGGAGGGCGAGGAGGAGCCGATCGAGGCCAAGATGCTCTCGAAGCAGATCGAGGGCGCCCAGAAGAAGGTCGAGGACCAGAACTTCCTCATCCGCAAGCGCGTGCTCGAGTACGACGACGTGATGAACCAGCAGCGCGAGATCGTCTACGAGATCCGCAACCGCATCCTCGAGGGCGAGGACATGTCGGGCACCGCCAAGGCGCAGATCGCCGACGCGGTCGAACGCCTCACGGGCGAGTACCTCGTGGGCGACTACGCCGAGGACTGGGACCTCGACGGCCTCTTCACCCAGCTCGAGCAGATGTACCCCGTGGCCATCGATCCGGACGAGGACGTCGACCCCAACGCCGTCGACCGCGAGGTGCTCGTGGGCGACCTGCGCGAGGACGTGGTCAAGGCGTACGAGGAGCGCGAGGAGGAGCTCGGCGACGAGCTCATGCGCGCGCTCGAGCGCTACATCCTGCTCCAGATCATCGACGAGCGCTGGCGCGAGCACCTGCACGACATGGACTACCTGCGCGAGGGCATCCACCTGCGCGGGTTCGCCCAGATCGACCCGCTCGTGGCCTACAAGAACGAGGGCTTCGACATGTTCACGACGCTCGTGAACGCCATCTGGGAGGAGTTCGGCCGCTACATCTTCAACGTCGAGGTCGAGGTCGAGGGCGCCAACGGCGACGGCGGCGGAGCCGCGGCGCCGGCTCAGCCGTCCTGGGGCACGTCGTCCTCCTCCAGCTCCACCGGCCGCCTGCGCTACTCCGGCGGCCGTGCGGCGGCCGGCGCCACGGCCATCGCCGAGGCCGCGGCGGCGCCCGAGGACGGCGATGTGGCCGCCGAGGGCCCCAAGCCGGTGGAGACGCGCGTGCTCGACGAGCACGAGCGCGTGGGCCGCAACGACCCGTGCTGGTGCGGCTCGGGCAAGAAGTTCAAGAAGTGCCACGGGGCCCAGGCGTGA
- the prfB gene encoding peptide chain release factor 2 (programmed frameshift), with amino-acid sequence MLADYLDPASLSERQAALEEEMQAPGFWDDQARAAAVSAEHARISRRLESFRSLESDIEDMDALEEMAAEDESMAAELEEQRESVRTRLEELEEARLFSGSYDSGDALVTVNAGAGGTDSQDWAEMLLRMEMRWAERRGFDVELKEASPGEEAGIKSATFLARGENAYGLYSAEKGVHRLVRISPFDAQSRRHTAFAGVEVAPLVEDAVEIEIEPDDLQIDTYRASGAGGQHVNKTDSAVRITHRPSGVVVQCQNERSQSANKDTAMRMLRAKLLEREEQRRREELAKERGEALDVGWGSQIRSYVLHPYTMVKDHRTNEEMGDAQRVLDGDLDGFVRAELLRRSGVAAQ; translated from the exons CTGCTCGCGGACTACCTT GACCCAGCTTCGCTGAGCGAGCGCCAGGCCGCGCTCGAAGAGGAGATGCAGGCGCCGGGCTTCTGGGACGACCAGGCGCGCGCGGCTGCGGTGTCGGCTGAGCACGCGCGCATCTCGCGGCGGCTGGAGTCGTTCCGCTCGCTCGAGTCCGACATCGAGGACATGGACGCGCTCGAGGAGATGGCAGCCGAGGACGAGTCGATGGCGGCCGAGCTGGAGGAGCAGCGCGAGAGCGTGCGCACCCGCCTGGAGGAGCTCGAGGAGGCGCGCCTGTTCTCCGGCTCCTATGACTCCGGCGACGCCCTCGTCACCGTGAACGCCGGCGCCGGCGGCACCGACTCCCAGGACTGGGCCGAGATGCTCCTGCGCATGGAGATGCGCTGGGCCGAGCGCCGCGGCTTCGACGTGGAGCTCAAGGAGGCCAGCCCGGGGGAGGAGGCCGGCATCAAGTCCGCCACGTTCCTCGCCCGCGGCGAGAACGCCTACGGCCTCTACTCCGCGGAGAAGGGCGTGCACCGGCTCGTGCGCATCTCGCCCTTCGACGCCCAGTCGCGCCGCCACACCGCCTTCGCGGGCGTGGAGGTGGCGCCGCTCGTGGAGGACGCGGTGGAGATCGAGATCGAGCCCGACGACCTCCAGATCGACACCTACCGCGCGTCGGGCGCCGGCGGTCAGCACGTGAACAAGACCGACTCGGCGGTGCGCATCACCCACCGCCCCTCGGGCGTGGTCGTCCAGTGCCAGAACGAGCGCTCGCAGTCCGCCAACAAGGACACGGCGATGCGGATGCTGCGCGCGAAGCTGCTCGAGCGGGAGGAGCAGCGGCGGCGTGAGGAGCTGGCCAAGGAGCGAGGCGAGGCCCTGGACGTGGGCTGGGGCTCGCAGATCCGCTCCTACGTGCTGCATCCGTACACGATGGTCAAGGACCACCGCACCAACGAGGAGATGGGCGACGCCCAGCGCGTGCTCGACGGCGACCTCGACGGCTTCGTGCGCGCCGAGCTGCTGCGCCGGTCCGGCGTGGCTGCGCAGTAG
- the nadC gene encoding carboxylating nicotinate-nucleotide diphosphorylase, with protein MLDLIDRALAEDVGAGDLTTAATVAEGATARARIVQKAPGAVAGLDVAGRVFERVDPGLRWTAHVRDGEWGEPRRLVAEVAGPARAILTGERVALNFLARLSGVATLTARFVRAVQGTGARILDTRKTTPGLRALEKAAVVAAGGGGHRAGLHDAILVKENHSTLAGGVGEATRRALAAAPPGLKVEVECATLAELDEALEAGAAHVLLDNMSPDKLLEAVARTGGRASLEASGGVTLDTVRPIAETGVDFISVGALTHSAPALDLSLLLKPL; from the coding sequence GTGTTGGACCTGATCGATCGCGCGCTCGCGGAGGACGTCGGCGCCGGCGACCTCACGACGGCCGCCACCGTGGCGGAGGGCGCCACCGCCCGCGCCCGCATCGTGCAGAAGGCGCCCGGGGCCGTCGCCGGCCTCGACGTGGCGGGGAGGGTGTTCGAGCGTGTGGACCCCGGGCTGCGCTGGACCGCGCACGTGCGCGACGGCGAGTGGGGCGAGCCGCGCCGGCTCGTGGCGGAGGTCGCCGGCCCGGCCCGCGCGATCCTCACCGGGGAGCGGGTGGCGCTCAACTTCCTCGCCCGCCTGTCCGGCGTGGCCACGCTCACCGCCCGGTTCGTGCGCGCCGTCCAGGGGACGGGCGCGCGCATCCTCGATACGCGCAAGACCACCCCGGGCCTGCGGGCGCTGGAGAAGGCCGCGGTCGTGGCCGCGGGCGGCGGCGGCCACCGCGCCGGCCTGCACGACGCCATCCTCGTCAAGGAAAACCACTCCACGCTGGCCGGCGGAGTGGGGGAAGCGACGCGGCGGGCGCTCGCGGCGGCGCCCCCCGGGCTGAAGGTGGAGGTCGAGTGCGCCACGCTCGCCGAGCTCGATGAGGCGCTCGAGGCGGGGGCCGCGCACGTGTTGCTGGACAACATGAGCCCGGACAAGCTGCTCGAGGCGGTGGCGCGGACGGGCGGCCGGGCGAGCCTCGAGGCGTCGGGTGGCGTCACGCTCGACACGGTGCGCCCGATCGCGGAGACGGGGGTGGACTTCATCAGCGTCGGGGCACTCACGCACTCCGCTCCCGCCCTGGACCTGAGCCTGCTCCTCAAGCCGCTCTAA
- a CDS encoding S8 family serine peptidase → MRERSASSGRLAAAIAAALVVLPAAALGAFPAGPPDDPLFDASPLPNATNEQWDLASPSGGFDRGISADRAWRLTRGEGALIADVDVGVDLGHPDLAGQWAGGGRDFYDGDDDPTADTGNTHGTNVAGVLAAEADNGIGIAGVAPGARILALRTADNILHQGDRVARAIVYAADRGADAISMSLGADSFPASLRRAVAYADRKGAVPVVAMGNEFHFHHHQPQMLDQALAVGGLNPDTANLAAQNENLALAGTRFDVLAAYSDYGAHIDVVAPTQVPTTQLGGGYVKTWSGTSAATPHVAGVVALVAARGRELGLGLSAEEIRQIVRMTADDVGGPGWNRHTGWGRVNAYEAAQAAAPGSVPPETNLTAPGWYRPVRGGIDVRALVRGRSATTWELEIGRGVEPASWRRLAAGAARGRQRLARIGAGRLEPGPWTLRLRALDADGNRGEDRVHFRVLGDPSLEPGFPRRLGSSGESSPQPADLDGDGAAEIVLATSDGVVRVYRGGRPWRRWREPAAFLATPAVGDVAGGPAPEIVAAGLDGRVYAWNARGRRVPGFPVRIDERGDDDRLDRAIYASPALADLDGDGRLDIVAAGADQKVYAWDGRGQPLPGWPVLARDRAGGDVAKILSSPAIGDIDGDGSPDIVHGTGEAYGSTPLASGRVYAWDAGGRLLPGWPVKPGALVGEALPLVGEGVPMSPLLADVDGDGRDEVAVAAFTGRHDLYRGDGTMVTSYATPGTAAFGANAAFGRTAPGGPLRLFGGLIDLRIAAAQLLPASQIPFDHLFGGWDARSGGTLPGFPLKVEGWQIASAPAIADVDGDGRSELLAGSSGNRLHAFREDGTEPAGWPKETEGWLLASPAVGDTDGDGRREVVAVTRDGWLFAWDTPAQAGAPADWPSFRHDPRNTGRHGGAPLEFAP, encoded by the coding sequence GTGCGGGAGAGAAGCGCGTCGAGCGGGAGACTCGCCGCCGCCATCGCGGCGGCGCTGGTCGTCCTGCCCGCGGCCGCGCTCGGCGCGTTCCCCGCCGGCCCGCCCGACGACCCCCTCTTCGACGCGAGCCCGCTTCCGAATGCCACCAACGAGCAGTGGGACCTGGCCAGCCCGTCCGGCGGGTTCGACCGCGGCATCTCCGCGGACCGGGCGTGGCGCCTCACGCGCGGCGAGGGCGCCCTGATCGCGGACGTGGACGTGGGCGTGGACCTCGGCCACCCGGACCTCGCGGGACAGTGGGCCGGCGGCGGGCGCGACTTCTACGACGGCGACGACGACCCCACCGCGGACACCGGCAACACCCACGGCACCAACGTGGCCGGCGTGCTGGCCGCCGAGGCCGACAACGGGATCGGCATCGCCGGCGTGGCGCCCGGTGCGCGCATCCTGGCGCTGCGCACGGCCGACAACATCCTGCACCAGGGTGACCGCGTGGCCCGCGCGATCGTGTACGCGGCCGACCGCGGCGCGGACGCCATCAGCATGAGCCTCGGCGCCGACTCGTTCCCCGCGTCGCTGAGGCGCGCGGTGGCGTATGCGGACCGCAAGGGCGCCGTGCCCGTGGTGGCGATGGGCAACGAGTTCCACTTCCACCATCATCAGCCCCAGATGCTGGATCAGGCCCTGGCCGTTGGCGGCCTGAACCCGGACACGGCGAACCTCGCCGCGCAGAACGAGAACCTCGCGCTGGCGGGCACGCGCTTCGACGTGCTTGCCGCCTACTCCGATTACGGCGCCCACATCGACGTGGTCGCGCCCACGCAGGTGCCCACGACCCAGCTCGGCGGCGGCTACGTGAAGACGTGGTCGGGCACCTCGGCGGCGACGCCGCACGTCGCCGGCGTCGTGGCCCTCGTGGCGGCGCGCGGGCGCGAGCTCGGCCTTGGCCTGTCCGCGGAGGAGATTCGCCAGATCGTGCGGATGACGGCCGACGACGTGGGCGGCCCGGGCTGGAACCGCCACACGGGCTGGGGCCGGGTGAACGCCTACGAGGCGGCACAAGCCGCCGCACCCGGATCCGTGCCGCCCGAGACCAACCTCACGGCGCCCGGCTGGTACCGGCCCGTCCGCGGCGGGATTGACGTGCGGGCGCTCGTGCGGGGGCGCTCGGCCACCACGTGGGAGCTCGAGATCGGGCGCGGTGTGGAGCCCGCGTCGTGGCGGCGGCTGGCCGCGGGCGCTGCCCGAGGAAGGCAGCGGCTGGCCCGGATCGGCGCGGGCCGGCTCGAGCCTGGGCCCTGGACCCTGCGGCTGCGGGCGCTCGACGCCGACGGCAACCGCGGCGAGGACCGGGTGCACTTCCGGGTGCTGGGCGACCCGTCGCTCGAGCCCGGCTTCCCGAGGCGGCTCGGCTCGTCGGGCGAGTCGTCGCCGCAGCCGGCCGACCTCGACGGCGATGGCGCCGCCGAGATCGTGCTGGCCACCAGCGACGGCGTCGTGCGCGTGTATCGCGGCGGGCGCCCGTGGCGCCGCTGGCGCGAGCCGGCCGCCTTCCTCGCCACCCCGGCGGTGGGCGACGTCGCGGGCGGACCGGCCCCCGAGATCGTGGCCGCCGGCCTCGACGGGCGCGTTTACGCCTGGAACGCACGCGGCCGGCGGGTGCCGGGATTCCCGGTGAGGATCGACGAGCGCGGCGACGACGACCGCCTGGACCGGGCGATCTACGCGAGCCCGGCGCTGGCCGACCTCGACGGCGACGGCCGCCTGGACATCGTGGCCGCCGGCGCGGACCAGAAGGTGTACGCATGGGACGGTCGCGGACAGCCCCTGCCCGGCTGGCCGGTGCTCGCGCGCGACCGCGCCGGCGGGGATGTGGCCAAGATCCTCTCCTCGCCCGCGATCGGAGACATCGACGGCGACGGCTCGCCCGACATCGTGCACGGCACGGGCGAGGCCTACGGCTCCACGCCTCTGGCCAGCGGTCGCGTGTACGCCTGGGACGCGGGCGGCCGGCTCCTGCCGGGGTGGCCGGTGAAGCCGGGCGCGCTGGTGGGCGAGGCCCTGCCGCTGGTGGGCGAGGGCGTGCCAATGTCGCCGCTGCTGGCGGACGTGGACGGCGACGGGCGCGACGAAGTGGCGGTGGCGGCCTTCACGGGCCGCCACGACCTCTACCGCGGCGACGGCACGATGGTGACCAGCTACGCGACACCGGGCACAGCCGCCTTCGGCGCGAACGCGGCGTTCGGGCGCACGGCGCCGGGCGGGCCGCTGCGCCTGTTCGGCGGGCTCATCGACCTGCGCATCGCCGCCGCGCAGCTGCTGCCCGCGTCGCAGATCCCGTTCGACCACCTGTTCGGCGGCTGGGACGCCCGCAGCGGTGGCACCCTGCCCGGCTTCCCGCTGAAGGTCGAGGGCTGGCAGATCGCGAGCGCCCCGGCGATCGCGGACGTGGACGGCGACGGCCGCTCCGAGCTGTTGGCGGGGTCCAGCGGCAACCGTCTCCACGCCTTTCGCGAGGACGGAACCGAGCCCGCCGGCTGGCCGAAGGAGACCGAGGGCTGGCTGCTGGCGTCGCCGGCCGTGGGCGACACGGACGGCGACGGCCGCCGCGAGGTCGTCGCCGTCACCCGCGACGGCTGGCTGTTCGCATGGGACACGCCGGCGCAGGCCGGAGCTCCCGCGGACTGGCCGTCTTTCCGCCACGATCCGCGCAACACCGGACGCCACGGAGGCGCGCCTCTAGAATTCGCTCCATGA
- the nadA gene encoding quinolinate synthase NadA: MKALPVIQPGAEPQLSPAEIAALEHEIRALAMDRNAVILAHNYQLPEVQGVADYVGDSLGLSRQAAASGGDTIVFCGVHFMAETASILSPEKTVLLPDLGAGCSLADSITAEQLRAWKAQHPGAIVVMYVNTTAEVKAETDYCCTSANAVGVVEHIRREHGEDTEILFGPDMWLGAYVERVTGRPLRVWDGECHVHAGIRPADIERTREENPGAEFMIHPECGCSTQVMEYVAAGDVDPERTHMLSTGGMLAFARESDADTFIVATETGMLHPLEEENPGKSFVPANRAAVCRYMKMITLPKVRDALRHGGADYTVKVDPELAERARVPIERMVAISP; this comes from the coding sequence ATGAAGGCCCTCCCCGTGATACAGCCGGGCGCGGAGCCACAGCTCTCGCCCGCCGAGATCGCTGCGCTGGAACACGAGATCCGCGCGCTCGCCATGGATCGCAACGCGGTCATCCTGGCGCACAACTACCAGCTGCCGGAGGTCCAGGGGGTGGCCGACTACGTCGGCGACTCGCTCGGCCTCTCCCGCCAGGCGGCGGCCTCGGGGGGCGACACGATCGTCTTCTGCGGCGTCCACTTCATGGCCGAGACGGCCTCGATCCTCTCGCCCGAGAAGACCGTGCTGCTGCCGGACCTCGGCGCCGGCTGTTCGCTCGCGGACTCCATCACCGCCGAGCAGCTGCGCGCGTGGAAGGCGCAGCACCCCGGCGCGATCGTCGTGATGTACGTGAACACCACTGCGGAGGTCAAGGCCGAAACGGATTACTGCTGCACCTCGGCCAACGCGGTGGGCGTGGTGGAGCACATCCGCCGCGAGCACGGCGAGGACACCGAGATCCTGTTCGGCCCCGACATGTGGCTGGGCGCCTATGTCGAGCGCGTCACCGGCCGCCCGCTGCGCGTCTGGGACGGCGAATGCCACGTGCACGCCGGCATCCGGCCGGCCGACATCGAGCGCACGCGCGAGGAGAACCCCGGCGCCGAGTTCATGATCCACCCGGAGTGCGGCTGCTCCACGCAGGTCATGGAATACGTGGCCGCCGGCGACGTGGACCCGGAGCGCACGCACATGCTCTCCACCGGCGGGATGCTCGCGTTCGCGCGCGAGTCCGACGCGGACACGTTCATCGTTGCGACCGAGACCGGCATGCTGCATCCGCTGGAGGAGGAGAACCCCGGCAAGAGCTTCGTGCCGGCCAACCGCGCGGCCGTCTGCAGGTACATGAAGATGATCACGCTGCCGAAGGTGCGCGACGCGCTCCGCCACGGCGGGGCGGACTACACCGTGAAGGTCGATCCGGAGCTTGCCGAGCGGGCCCGGGTGCCGATCGAGCGGATGGTCGCCATATCCCCCTAG
- a CDS encoding dihydrofolate reductase family protein yields the protein MPTLQRIHPPGGRSTPQEIARELEFAALAPPDRPYLVLNMVSTADGKVVLDGRSGGIGDDADRALFHALRTRVDAVMMGAGTLRAERYGRLVRDAGRRAERERAGLDPDPLAIVVSARLALSPDLPLFAAEGQRVVVLTSAEAELEAAADIHYLRAPDGRLELGPLLRRLREEHGVRSILCEGGPTLNASLLHEGLVDELFLSLAPKLAGGSHPLTAVAGEPLPEPAGMELAWSYIGESSLFLRYRLPRR from the coding sequence ATGCCCACGCTCCAGCGCATCCATCCGCCGGGCGGGCGGAGCACGCCGCAGGAGATCGCGCGGGAGCTGGAGTTCGCGGCGCTCGCGCCGCCTGACCGGCCCTATCTCGTCCTCAACATGGTCTCGACGGCCGACGGCAAGGTCGTGCTCGACGGACGCTCGGGCGGCATCGGCGACGACGCCGACCGCGCGCTGTTCCACGCGCTGCGCACGCGCGTGGACGCGGTGATGATGGGCGCGGGAACGCTGCGCGCCGAGCGCTATGGGCGGCTGGTGCGAGACGCCGGCCGGCGGGCGGAGCGCGAGCGCGCCGGCCTGGACCCGGATCCACTGGCGATCGTGGTCAGCGCCCGGCTCGCGCTCAGCCCCGACCTGCCGCTGTTCGCCGCGGAGGGGCAGCGCGTGGTCGTGCTCACCTCGGCGGAGGCCGAGCTCGAGGCGGCCGCCGACATCCACTACCTGCGCGCTCCCGACGGCAGGCTCGAGCTGGGACCGCTGCTGCGGCGCCTGCGGGAGGAGCACGGCGTGCGCTCCATCCTCTGCGAGGGCGGCCCCACGCTCAATGCGAGCCTGCTGCACGAGGGGCTCGTGGACGAGCTCTTCCTGTCGCTGGCCCCCAAGCTCGCGGGCGGCTCCCACCCGCTGACCGCCGTCGCCGGGGAGCCGCTGCCCGAGCCGGCAGGGATGGAGCTCGCCTGGTCGTACATCGGCGAGAGCTCGCTCTTTCTGCGCTACCGGCTGCCGCGCCGATAA
- the ftsE gene encoding cell division ATP-binding protein FtsE, whose protein sequence is MATRTDESAPRGRRARQKPDVPVVELKDVTKVYGAGAVALERVSLRIGRGEFVFLVGPTGCGKSTTMRLLLKEMEPTEGQIFIAGRNLGQVPRKKVPFLRRNIGVVFQDYKLLPNRTVYANVAYSLEVIGESRQSIRRKVPDILRLVGLSTKLHNYPDELSGGEQQRVSIARAFVNHPPLLLCDEPTGNLDPETSIGIMQLIYRINRTGSTVIVATHDHSMVDKMRRRVVEMQEGRVIRDQVSGLYRPDESTSEFAVRLRGELGVGPEGHPN, encoded by the coding sequence ATGGCCACGCGAACCGACGAGTCAGCCCCCCGCGGGCGGCGCGCCCGGCAGAAGCCGGACGTGCCCGTCGTGGAGCTCAAGGACGTCACGAAGGTCTACGGCGCCGGTGCGGTGGCGCTCGAGCGGGTATCGCTGCGGATAGGCCGCGGCGAGTTCGTCTTCCTCGTCGGGCCCACCGGCTGCGGCAAGTCCACGACGATGCGGCTGCTGCTCAAGGAGATGGAGCCCACGGAGGGCCAGATCTTCATCGCCGGGCGCAACCTCGGCCAGGTCCCGCGCAAGAAGGTGCCGTTCCTGCGCCGCAACATCGGCGTGGTGTTCCAGGACTACAAGCTGCTGCCCAACCGCACCGTGTACGCGAACGTGGCGTACTCGCTCGAGGTCATCGGCGAGAGCCGGCAGTCCATCCGGCGCAAGGTCCCGGACATCCTGCGCCTGGTCGGCCTCTCCACCAAGCTCCACAACTACCCGGACGAGCTGTCGGGCGGCGAGCAGCAGCGCGTGTCGATCGCGCGCGCGTTCGTCAACCACCCGCCGCTGCTGCTGTGCGACGAGCCCACGGGCAACCTCGACCCCGAGACCTCCATCGGGATCATGCAGCTCATCTACCGCATCAACCGCACCGGCTCGACCGTGATCGTGGCCACCCACGACCACTCGATGGTGGACAAGATGCGCCGGCGCGTGGTGGAGATGCAGGAGGGCCGGGTCATCCGCGACCAGGTGTCGGGCCTCTACCGGCCGGACGAGTCCACGAGCGAGTTCGCGGTGC